From Vibrio splendidus, a single genomic window includes:
- a CDS encoding DUF3379 domain-containing protein codes for MDDLEFRRRVLSEPKQRTPDIIDAVASSEANSHFLDDVLSLDKQIHSAMNVDVPDDLADRILFNQTSSEESKVVRPTFARRAMAMAASVAFIAGLLVGQVNWGNALVAPAQASLVDTAMKHVVDEKSFVSSIDEQVTSQQINAKMNPFAYQFDEAFPYHVYYLNHCGFGKSNAMHMVFQGEKGKVTLFLTGIPTDKSIDFDEKGMSGSVTPIDGSSLILVGEDGEDVSKIAEKLTKMIKPMS; via the coding sequence ATGGATGATTTAGAATTTCGTCGTCGTGTTTTGTCGGAACCTAAACAACGAACACCAGATATTATCGATGCTGTAGCAAGTAGTGAAGCCAATAGTCACTTCTTAGACGATGTACTATCGCTTGATAAGCAGATCCATTCAGCGATGAATGTCGATGTGCCAGACGATCTTGCTGATCGTATTCTGTTCAATCAGACCTCAAGCGAAGAAAGCAAAGTAGTAAGACCTACGTTTGCTAGACGGGCAATGGCGATGGCCGCTTCAGTGGCATTCATTGCTGGCTTACTTGTAGGACAGGTTAATTGGGGAAATGCACTGGTTGCTCCTGCTCAAGCAAGTTTAGTCGATACTGCAATGAAACATGTTGTTGATGAAAAAAGCTTTGTGAGTTCAATCGACGAACAAGTGACATCACAACAGATCAACGCAAAAATGAATCCATTCGCTTATCAATTTGATGAAGCCTTCCCTTACCACGTCTATTACCTGAACCATTGTGGCTTTGGCAAGTCCAACGCAATGCACATGGTTTTTCAAGGCGAAAAAGGCAAGGTCACTCTGTTTTTAACTGGAATTCCGACTGACAAGTCTATCGACTTTGATGAAAAAGGCATGTCAGGCTCAGTAACACCGATCGATGGCAGCAGTTTGATCCTTGTCGGCGAAGATGGCGAGGATGTCTCTAAAATCGCCGAAAAGCTAACCAAAATGATTAAACCGATGAGCTAA
- the fadI gene encoding acetyl-CoA C-acyltransferase FadI: MGKQEVKTRSGERVAVVAGLRTPFARQSTEFSQVPAVDLGKMVVSEMLARTDIDPALIEQVVFGQVVQMPEAPNIAREIVLGTGMDINTDAYSVTRACATSFQAAVNVAESIMAGTIDVGIAGGADSSSVLPIGVSKKLAANLLALSKTKTLGQKLKILKTLSVKDLMPVPPAVAEYSTGLSMGQTAEQMAKTHGITRLEQDALAHRSHSLASKAWKEGKIKDEVMTAFPAPYKKYLAEDNNIRHDSTVEGYAKLRPAFDRKYGSVTAANATPLTDGGAAVMLMREGKAKELGLEVLGYIRGYAFSAIGVETDMLMGPTYATSQVLKNTGLELSDLTLIEMHEAFAAQVLANVKMFASDEFAQKNLGREKALGEIDMEKFNVLGSSIAYGHPFAATGARMMTQTLRELKRRGGGLALNTACAAGGLGAAMILEVE, translated from the coding sequence ATGGGCAAACAGGAAGTCAAAACCCGTTCTGGAGAACGTGTTGCCGTTGTCGCTGGATTACGAACCCCATTCGCTCGTCAGAGCACTGAATTTAGTCAAGTGCCTGCGGTTGACCTAGGCAAAATGGTCGTGAGTGAAATGCTTGCGCGAACAGATATCGATCCTGCGCTTATTGAACAAGTGGTGTTCGGCCAAGTAGTGCAAATGCCAGAAGCACCGAACATTGCACGTGAAATCGTGTTGGGTACAGGCATGGACATCAATACCGATGCCTACAGTGTGACACGAGCATGTGCGACCAGCTTCCAAGCGGCAGTTAACGTGGCCGAGAGTATTATGGCTGGCACGATTGATGTTGGTATTGCTGGTGGGGCGGATTCTTCTTCTGTATTGCCTATCGGTGTTTCCAAAAAATTGGCTGCAAATTTATTGGCATTGAGTAAAACGAAAACGTTGGGCCAAAAGCTCAAGATATTAAAAACGTTATCCGTTAAAGATCTTATGCCTGTGCCACCTGCTGTTGCTGAATATTCTACAGGCCTTTCAATGGGTCAAACCGCAGAGCAGATGGCAAAAACTCATGGTATCACTCGTCTAGAACAAGATGCGCTCGCTCATCGATCTCACTCTCTGGCTTCTAAAGCTTGGAAAGAGGGGAAAATCAAAGATGAAGTGATGACGGCATTCCCGGCACCTTATAAAAAGTATCTAGCGGAAGACAACAATATTCGCCACGACTCAACGGTTGAAGGCTACGCTAAATTACGTCCAGCATTTGATAGAAAGTACGGCAGTGTAACGGCAGCCAATGCCACGCCTCTTACCGATGGCGGCGCTGCGGTGATGTTGATGCGCGAAGGTAAAGCTAAAGAGCTAGGCTTAGAAGTGCTTGGCTATATTCGTGGCTATGCATTCTCAGCGATTGGTGTTGAAACGGATATGTTGATGGGGCCAACTTACGCGACCTCTCAAGTATTGAAGAATACCGGTCTAGAATTATCAGATCTAACGCTTATCGAGATGCACGAAGCATTTGCAGCCCAAGTTCTGGCTAACGTTAAAATGTTTGCAAGTGACGAATTTGCTCAGAAAAACCTTGGCCGTGAAAAAGCGCTTGGCGAGATTGATATGGAGAAGTTCAACGTTCTGGGTAGCTCAATTGCTTACGGACACCCGTTTGCAGCGACTGGCGCACGCATGATGACCCAAACACTACGTGAACTGAAACGTCGCGGCGGCGGCTTAGCACTGAATACAGCTTGTGCGGCTGGTGGCTTAGGTGCAGCAATGATCTTGGAGGTGGAATAA
- the fadJ gene encoding fatty acid oxidation complex subunit alpha FadJ, translating into MSTTLDVKKEKKAVKKTDSTPVAASKSDKTVTNDEAVKQATAFSLTIDDQDIAWLAIDVPNEKMNTLQAAFAEEMKAIFEQLKEKQSRVKGLIVHSLKPDNFIAGADVRMLDACKTADEAQSLARQGQEMFQTLSDLPYPVVAAIHGPCLGGGLELALACDYRVCTDSDKTRLGLPEVQLGLLPGSGGTQRLPRLIGLLPSLDLILTGKQLRAKKAKSLGVVDACVPETILLEVAKSFVEKNSGGKKGKRLASKSQASTKEKLISRTGLGRKVIFEQASKKTNQKTRGNYPAADAILDVIRYGLENGFDKGLQYEAKRFSELVMTAESKALRSIFFATTEMKKEHGADAEPKAAKRVGVLGGGLMGAGISHVSVAKAKVPVRIKDVSNEGVLNALNYNFKLFDKQRKRRILSKAELESKMLQLSGGIDFTSFNHTDVVIEAVFEDLDLKQSMIADIEANAKPETIFATNTSSLPIHKIAEKAQRPENVVGLHYFSPADKMPLVEVIPHETTSEETISTVVALAKKQGKTPIVVKDTAGFYVNRILAPYMNEAAHLLLANEPIEKLDSTLLDFGFPVGPITLLDEVGVDIGAKIIPILVNELGDRFQGPDVFDILLNDNRKGRKSGKGFYTYKGKKKEVDKSVYKLLKLQPDPKLSDNDIAMRCVLPMLNEAVRCLDDGIIRSPRDGDIGAIFGIGFPPFLGGPFRYMDQIGIKSLVEMMNDFAKKYGDRFAPCDGLLTRAGLDESFYK; encoded by the coding sequence ATGTCTACGACTCTTGATGTGAAAAAAGAAAAGAAAGCAGTCAAAAAAACGGATTCAACTCCAGTGGCTGCATCCAAAAGTGACAAGACAGTTACAAACGATGAAGCCGTAAAACAGGCGACCGCATTTTCTTTAACTATCGATGACCAAGATATTGCATGGCTTGCGATCGATGTGCCAAACGAAAAAATGAACACGCTACAAGCGGCGTTTGCCGAAGAAATGAAAGCCATCTTCGAGCAGTTGAAGGAAAAGCAAAGCCGAGTTAAGGGCTTGATCGTTCATTCACTAAAGCCAGATAACTTCATTGCTGGTGCTGATGTTCGAATGCTGGATGCTTGTAAGACGGCTGATGAAGCGCAGTCTCTCGCTCGTCAAGGACAGGAGATGTTCCAAACACTCTCAGATCTTCCGTACCCAGTAGTCGCAGCGATTCACGGTCCATGTTTAGGTGGCGGCTTAGAGTTAGCTTTGGCATGTGATTACCGCGTATGTACCGACTCAGATAAGACTCGTCTTGGTTTGCCAGAAGTTCAATTAGGTTTGTTGCCTGGCTCTGGTGGTACACAGCGTTTACCTCGCCTTATCGGTTTGCTGCCTTCTCTTGACCTTATTCTTACGGGTAAACAACTGCGTGCTAAGAAAGCGAAATCGCTCGGTGTAGTCGATGCTTGTGTGCCAGAAACTATCTTGCTTGAAGTCGCTAAGAGCTTTGTTGAAAAGAACTCAGGCGGAAAAAAAGGCAAGCGTCTTGCATCTAAAAGCCAAGCTTCGACCAAAGAGAAGCTTATTTCACGCACGGGTCTTGGTCGCAAGGTGATTTTTGAACAGGCTTCGAAGAAAACTAACCAGAAAACACGCGGCAATTACCCAGCAGCAGATGCGATTCTAGATGTAATTCGCTATGGCCTAGAGAATGGTTTTGATAAAGGCCTTCAGTATGAAGCGAAGCGCTTCTCTGAATTGGTGATGACCGCAGAATCTAAAGCTCTCCGCTCTATTTTCTTCGCCACCACTGAAATGAAAAAAGAACACGGTGCAGACGCAGAACCTAAAGCCGCTAAGCGCGTTGGTGTATTGGGTGGCGGTCTAATGGGGGCGGGTATTAGCCATGTTAGCGTTGCTAAAGCTAAAGTACCGGTTCGTATTAAAGACGTATCCAATGAAGGTGTTCTGAACGCACTTAACTACAACTTTAAGTTGTTCGACAAGCAACGTAAACGTCGCATTTTGAGTAAAGCTGAACTTGAAAGTAAAATGCTGCAGCTTTCTGGTGGTATCGACTTTACGAGCTTTAATCACACCGATGTGGTGATTGAAGCGGTATTTGAAGACCTCGATCTTAAGCAATCGATGATTGCCGACATTGAGGCGAATGCGAAACCTGAGACTATTTTTGCGACCAACACTTCTTCATTGCCAATCCACAAGATTGCAGAGAAGGCACAGCGACCAGAAAACGTTGTCGGTCTTCACTACTTTAGCCCAGCAGATAAAATGCCATTGGTTGAAGTTATTCCTCATGAAACAACGTCAGAAGAGACGATTTCGACAGTTGTTGCATTAGCGAAGAAGCAAGGCAAAACGCCAATTGTTGTTAAAGACACGGCGGGTTTCTACGTGAACCGTATTCTTGCTCCGTACATGAATGAAGCCGCGCACTTATTATTGGCAAATGAGCCGATTGAAAAGCTCGATAGCACGTTATTGGACTTCGGCTTCCCAGTTGGCCCTATCACCTTATTAGATGAGGTGGGTGTTGATATCGGCGCGAAGATTATTCCAATTTTAGTGAATGAGCTTGGCGATCGTTTCCAAGGCCCTGATGTGTTCGATATTCTTTTGAATGACAACCGTAAAGGCCGTAAGAGTGGCAAAGGTTTCTACACCTATAAGGGTAAGAAAAAGGAAGTCGATAAGTCAGTTTACAAGCTGCTTAAGCTGCAACCTGATCCTAAGTTGAGCGATAACGATATCGCGATGCGCTGTGTGTTACCTATGCTAAACGAAGCGGTTCGTTGTTTGGATGACGGTATTATCCGCAGCCCACGTGATGGCGATATTGGTGCTATTTTCGGTATCGGTTTCCCTCCATTCTTAGGAGGTCCGTTCCGATACATGGATCAAATTGGTATTAAGTCATTGGTCGAAATGATGAACGACTTCGCTAAGAAGTACGGTGATCGTTTTGCGCCATGCGATGGCCTACTGACACGTGCTGGTTTGGATGAGTCTTTTTATAAGTAA
- a CDS encoding insulinase family protein, protein MHLSPNDEHQYRYVTLDNGLRVLLVHDQNAQKAAAALAVNVGHFDDPTDREGLAHYLEHMLFLGTEKYPKVGEFQSFISQHGGSNNAWTGTEHTCFFFDVELNAFETALDRFSQFFTAPLFNEEALDKERQAVDSEYKMKLNDDSRRLYQVTKELVNHNHPFSKFSVGNIETLGDRNGETIRQEILAFHQQQYSADLMTLTLSGNQSLDEMQSWVEERFSSITNHKLQGKKVKVPIIGELSTGVQVHVEPIKEVRKLILTFPMPSMDEHYGIKPLSFFAHLIGYEGEGSLMMQLKEKGWITSLSAGGGASGSNYRDFTISCSMTIEGLTKTDNVVQAIFQYIKLIEQQGIEEWRYLEKRAVLESAFRFQEPSRPLDVVSHLVINMQHYQEQDVVYGDYKMSHFDEELQRSLLPYLSVDNMRVTIVAQGFEYDREAKWYFTPYSVTPFSPEQTQCFTCINPGWMFELPSKNPFICYDLDPAELEGDAKHPQLLEELDGFKLWHLQDHQFRVPKGVVYIAIDSPHSVATPRNIVKTRLCVEMFLDSLEKDTYQAEIAGMGYNMYTHQGGVTLTLSGFSEKQPQLLNMILERFQARDFSPTRFETIKHQLLRNWNNASQDRPISQLFNAMTGILQPNNPPYSVLIEALETIEVDELSSFVQAILAELHVEMFVYGDWKKADAHKMAETLKDALRVQDQAYEESLRPLIMLGENGSFQREVVCNQDDSAIVVYYQCADISPKNIALYSLANHLMSATFFHEIRTKQQLGYMVGTGNMPLNRHPGIVLYVQSPNAAPADLLASIDEFLNAFYMVLLELNDYQWHSSKRGLWNQISTPDTTLRGRAQRLWVAIGNKDLEFNQRERVLEDLKGLTRSDMMRFVVSQLKPRTANRLIMHAHGNAHNEEEKLSAGVEIGSIDEFQLRPKDCELG, encoded by the coding sequence GTGCATTTAAGCCCTAATGATGAACATCAATACCGTTACGTAACCTTGGATAACGGATTGCGAGTACTGTTAGTTCACGATCAGAACGCTCAAAAAGCTGCAGCCGCACTCGCCGTTAATGTCGGGCACTTTGATGACCCTACCGACCGAGAGGGTTTAGCGCACTACTTAGAGCATATGCTATTTTTGGGAACTGAAAAGTATCCAAAGGTCGGAGAATTCCAAAGTTTTATCAGCCAACATGGCGGTAGCAACAATGCTTGGACCGGAACCGAACACACCTGCTTCTTTTTTGATGTTGAATTGAATGCCTTTGAAACCGCACTCGATCGCTTCAGCCAATTTTTCACAGCACCACTTTTTAACGAAGAAGCACTAGACAAAGAACGCCAAGCCGTTGATTCAGAATACAAGATGAAACTCAACGACGACTCGCGACGCTTGTACCAAGTTACCAAAGAACTGGTGAATCACAATCACCCATTCTCGAAGTTTTCTGTCGGTAATATCGAGACGTTGGGTGACAGAAACGGTGAAACGATTCGACAAGAGATCTTGGCTTTCCACCAGCAACAATATTCAGCCGATCTAATGACGCTGACACTGTCTGGCAATCAATCATTAGATGAGATGCAAAGTTGGGTTGAGGAGCGTTTTAGCTCGATTACCAATCACAAACTACAAGGTAAAAAGGTTAAAGTACCGATTATTGGCGAGTTAAGCACTGGCGTACAGGTACACGTAGAGCCGATAAAAGAAGTGCGCAAACTTATCTTAACCTTCCCAATGCCAAGCATGGACGAGCACTATGGGATTAAGCCATTATCATTCTTTGCACACCTTATCGGTTACGAAGGCGAAGGCAGTTTGATGATGCAGCTGAAAGAGAAAGGTTGGATTACTTCCCTCTCGGCAGGTGGCGGCGCAAGTGGCAGTAACTATCGTGATTTCACGATCAGTTGTTCAATGACCATCGAAGGCTTAACCAAAACCGATAACGTCGTTCAAGCAATATTTCAGTACATCAAACTCATTGAACAACAAGGCATCGAAGAGTGGCGTTATCTTGAAAAGCGCGCCGTTTTAGAGTCCGCTTTCCGCTTTCAAGAGCCCTCCAGACCGCTCGATGTCGTCAGTCATCTTGTTATTAACATGCAGCACTATCAAGAGCAAGACGTAGTGTATGGCGATTATAAGATGTCGCACTTTGACGAAGAATTACAACGATCTTTGCTTCCCTACTTATCTGTCGACAACATGCGGGTCACCATCGTAGCTCAAGGCTTCGAGTATGATAGAGAAGCGAAGTGGTACTTTACGCCCTACTCCGTCACACCTTTTAGCCCAGAGCAGACCCAGTGCTTTACGTGCATCAACCCCGGCTGGATGTTTGAGCTGCCAAGTAAAAACCCATTTATTTGCTACGACTTAGACCCTGCTGAACTCGAAGGTGATGCTAAGCACCCACAACTGTTAGAAGAACTGGATGGCTTTAAGTTATGGCACCTCCAAGACCATCAATTTCGAGTACCTAAAGGTGTGGTGTATATCGCTATCGACAGCCCACACTCAGTCGCCACCCCGAGAAACATCGTTAAAACACGCTTGTGTGTAGAGATGTTCTTGGACTCGCTTGAAAAAGATACGTATCAGGCTGAGATTGCGGGTATGGGCTACAACATGTATACCCATCAGGGCGGTGTAACACTCACGCTTTCGGGATTCAGCGAAAAGCAACCACAGCTGCTCAATATGATCCTTGAGCGCTTCCAAGCACGCGACTTTAGTCCAACACGCTTTGAAACTATTAAGCACCAATTGCTCAGAAACTGGAATAATGCGTCGCAAGATCGTCCTATTTCGCAACTGTTTAATGCGATGACCGGAATACTTCAGCCAAATAACCCGCCTTATTCCGTTTTAATTGAAGCATTGGAAACGATTGAGGTCGATGAACTCTCTTCTTTTGTTCAAGCGATTTTAGCAGAACTGCATGTCGAAATGTTTGTGTATGGTGATTGGAAAAAAGCCGATGCACACAAGATGGCTGAAACGCTAAAAGATGCATTACGTGTTCAAGACCAAGCTTACGAAGAGTCACTACGCCCGTTAATCATGTTGGGTGAAAACGGTAGCTTCCAACGCGAAGTCGTATGTAATCAAGATGATTCAGCCATCGTGGTTTACTACCAATGTGCTGATATTTCACCTAAAAATATTGCGCTGTATTCATTGGCGAACCATTTGATGTCAGCTACCTTCTTCCATGAGATTCGTACCAAGCAGCAGCTAGGCTATATGGTCGGCACTGGCAATATGCCATTGAACCGACATCCGGGTATTGTGTTGTACGTGCAATCACCGAATGCTGCCCCGGCAGACTTGTTAGCCTCGATAGATGAGTTCCTCAATGCCTTTTACATGGTGCTGCTGGAGCTTAACGACTATCAATGGCACAGCAGTAAACGCGGGCTCTGGAATCAGATTTCAACGCCAGATACCACCTTGCGCGGTCGCGCTCAGCGCTTATGGGTTGCGATAGGCAATAAGGACTTGGAATTCAATCAGAGAGAGCGTGTCTTAGAAGACCTCAAAGGTCTGACACGCTCAGACATGATGCGTTTTGTTGTCAGCCAGCTTAAACCTCGTACGGCAAATCGTCTGATTATGCATGCACACGGCAATGCTCATAATGAGGAAGAGAAGTTGTCGGCAGGTGTGGAGATTGGCTCAATTGATGAATTTCAGTTACGCCCTAAAGACTGTGAGCTTGGCTGA
- the sixA gene encoding phosphohistidine phosphatase SixA: MKIFIMRHGEAEHFADSDAERALTKRGKMASLAVAQAANEQGISQFDKVLVSPYLRAQETWLEISQAFSGKKVETCDDITPYGMSDDVFDLTLAMAEVEKLETILFVSHLPLVGYLTAEFATGMAPPMFPTSGLACIEFDLETQKGELLWNINP; encoded by the coding sequence ATGAAAATATTCATAATGCGCCACGGTGAAGCAGAACATTTTGCGGACTCGGATGCAGAACGAGCGTTAACCAAGCGCGGGAAAATGGCATCTCTTGCAGTGGCTCAAGCTGCAAATGAGCAGGGGATTAGTCAATTCGATAAAGTGCTTGTGAGCCCATATTTAAGGGCACAAGAAACGTGGTTAGAAATATCTCAGGCGTTTTCCGGAAAGAAAGTAGAAACCTGTGATGATATTACGCCTTATGGAATGTCTGACGACGTGTTTGATTTGACTTTAGCGATGGCTGAAGTAGAAAAACTAGAGACCATTTTGTTTGTTTCTCATTTACCTCTAGTTGGCTACTTAACCGCTGAGTTCGCGACAGGCATGGCACCACCAATGTTTCCGACTTCTGGATTAGCTTGTATCGAATTCGACCTTGAGACACAAAAGGGCGAGTTACTTTGGAATATTAATCCATAG
- the smrB gene encoding endonuclease SmrB: MSKKDTDFDDDFALFNDAVKGVKKLQQDTIVQQPKRNAKQKEITRTARQASDSEFYFSDEFIPHLSEEGPTRYARDDVSKYEVKRLRRGVYVPDVYLDMHGMTQQEAKRELGAMIAHCVKESVACACVQHGIGKHILKQKVPLWLAQHPDVMAFHQAPLEFGGNGALLVLLSIPDK, from the coding sequence ATGAGCAAAAAAGACACCGACTTCGATGACGATTTCGCCCTATTCAACGATGCAGTAAAGGGCGTTAAAAAGTTGCAACAGGATACCATAGTCCAGCAGCCAAAAAGAAATGCCAAGCAAAAAGAAATTACTCGCACGGCAAGACAAGCCAGTGATAGCGAGTTTTATTTCTCGGATGAGTTCATTCCGCATCTTAGCGAAGAAGGCCCAACACGTTATGCGCGTGATGATGTCTCTAAGTATGAGGTGAAGCGCTTACGTCGTGGTGTCTACGTACCTGATGTGTATCTTGACATGCACGGTATGACTCAACAAGAAGCGAAACGCGAGTTAGGTGCAATGATTGCGCACTGCGTGAAAGAGAGCGTGGCGTGTGCCTGTGTTCAGCACGGTATCGGTAAACACATCCTTAAACAGAAGGTGCCTTTGTGGTTAGCGCAGCACCCCGACGTGATGGCTTTTCACCAAGCACCATTAGAGTTTGGCGGCAACGGCGCGCTGCTGGTTTTACTTTCCATTCCCGATAAATAA
- the prmB gene encoding 50S ribosomal protein L3 N(5)-glutamine methyltransferase, whose amino-acid sequence MDKIFVEEAVSELHTLQDVIRWTVSRFNAAGLFYGHGTDNAWDEAVQLILPTLYLPIDVPSHVMNSRLTSSERLRIVERVIKRINDRTPTAYLTNKAWFCGLEFFVDERVLVPRSPIGELIEAQFQPWLTEEPTRIMDLCTGSGCIAIACAHAFPDAEVDAIDISTDALQVAEQNVQDHGMEQQVFPIRSDLFRDLPKEKYNLIVSNPPYVDEEDMNSLPEEFTHEPELGLAAGTDGLKLVRRILSNAPDYLTDDGILICEVGNSMVHMMDQYPEIPFTWIEFSNGGHGVFMITREQLVACADEFSIYKD is encoded by the coding sequence TTGGATAAGATTTTTGTAGAAGAAGCGGTATCAGAACTACACACGCTTCAAGATGTGATTCGTTGGACTGTTAGTCGCTTTAACGCAGCGGGCCTTTTTTATGGTCACGGCACTGATAACGCGTGGGATGAGGCGGTACAACTTATTTTACCTACTCTTTATCTGCCGATTGATGTTCCTTCGCATGTGATGAACTCTCGTCTAACGAGCAGCGAACGTCTGCGTATTGTTGAGCGCGTAATCAAGCGTATCAATGATCGTACACCAACGGCTTACCTAACCAACAAAGCTTGGTTCTGTGGTCTAGAGTTCTTCGTTGATGAACGTGTTCTTGTGCCTCGTTCGCCAATTGGTGAGCTGATCGAAGCTCAATTCCAACCTTGGTTAACTGAAGAGCCAACGCGCATCATGGACCTTTGTACGGGTAGTGGCTGTATTGCTATTGCTTGTGCTCATGCATTCCCTGATGCTGAAGTAGACGCGATTGATATCTCTACTGACGCATTGCAAGTTGCTGAGCAGAACGTTCAAGATCACGGCATGGAGCAGCAAGTGTTCCCAATCCGTTCAGATCTTTTCCGTGATTTACCAAAAGAGAAATACAACCTGATCGTATCGAACCCACCTTACGTGGACGAAGAAGATATGAACAGCCTACCGGAAGAGTTTACTCATGAGCCGGAACTTGGCCTAGCAGCGGGTACTGATGGCCTTAAACTGGTTCGCCGTATTCTTTCTAACGCACCAGATTACCTAACTGATGATGGTATCTTGATCTGTGAAGTGGGTAACTCAATGGTTCATATGATGGACCAATATCCAGAAATTCCATTTACTTGGATTGAGTTCTCGAATGGCGGTCATGGCGTATTCATGATCACTCGCGAGCAGTTAGTGGCTTGCGCAGATGAGTTCTCTATCTACAAAGACTAA
- a CDS encoding LysE family translocator, with translation MSFDTWIYYLLAVLVLTASPGPSSLLCMTKGVQSGFKLSIFTALGSLTAITGILTLSFTGLGVIIASSEVVFNVIKWTGAAYLIYLGWKSLRSSQQDYDSLSNQQADSKSVKESAAQHYLSGFIVGASNPKAILFFTALFPQFIDPSIALVPQFTVFALTFIVMELSWLLVYAYLGAKSSNWLFAKGRAKVFNRVTGGVFIGAGALLSTTSRA, from the coding sequence ATGAGCTTTGATACATGGATTTATTATTTATTAGCGGTGCTGGTTTTGACAGCTTCGCCCGGGCCAAGCTCTTTATTATGCATGACCAAAGGTGTGCAATCTGGCTTTAAATTATCGATATTTACCGCGCTGGGTAGCTTAACTGCGATTACTGGAATTCTAACGTTATCGTTTACTGGGCTGGGTGTGATTATCGCTTCGTCTGAGGTGGTGTTTAATGTCATTAAATGGACCGGTGCTGCTTACCTTATTTATCTTGGTTGGAAGTCACTACGTTCTAGCCAACAGGATTATGACAGCCTATCCAATCAACAAGCCGATTCTAAATCGGTTAAAGAAAGTGCTGCGCAGCATTACCTCAGTGGCTTTATTGTTGGCGCGAGCAATCCCAAAGCTATCCTATTTTTTACCGCACTTTTTCCGCAATTTATTGACCCATCGATCGCTCTGGTTCCACAGTTCACCGTGTTTGCTTTGACCTTTATTGTAATGGAATTGTCTTGGTTATTGGTTTACGCCTATTTAGGGGCTAAATCGTCAAATTGGTTGTTCGCCAAAGGTCGCGCTAAGGTTTTTAATCGTGTCACTGGAGGCGTGTTCATTGGGGCTGGTGCACTGCTTTCGACGACTAGTCGAGCATAG